The following proteins are co-located in the Castor canadensis chromosome 5, mCasCan1.hap1v2, whole genome shotgun sequence genome:
- the C5H3orf33 gene encoding protein C3orf33 homolog isoform X4 yields MAEPARPGPSTPDRDGAAPNAVARLSQWADDHLRLVQNISTGMAIVGITLFVRSVRLTSKFTSSSDIPVEFIKRNVKLRGRLHRITDNGLEVEHIPITLPIISSWRKEPCGVLLVKLAGVELTETGKVWLQKELRPSQHLWFQLLGKENSALFCYLLVNRD; encoded by the exons ATGGCGGAACCCGCGCGCCCGGGCCCGTCGACACCGGACAGGGACGGAGCGGCGCCCAACGCGGTGGCGAGACTCTCGCAGTGGGCAGACGACCACCTGCGCCTGGTCCAG AACATCAGCACTGGAATGGCCATAGTTGGAATAACGTTATTTGTAAGAAGTGTTCGACTG ACATCAAAATTCACAAGCTCTTCAGATATCCCAGTAGAATTTATAAAAAGGAATGTTAAACTCCGTGGACGTTTACACCGCATAACTGACAATGGTTTAGAAGTAGAACACATTCCTATTACTTTACCCATTATATCTTCGTGGAGAA AAGAGCCATGTGGTGTTTTGCTGGTTAAACTGGCTGGAGTAGAGCTCACTGAAACAGGGAAGGTCTGGTTACAAAAAGAGCTGAGACCTTCCCAACATTTGTGGTTCCAGCTTCTTGGGAAAGAGAATTCAGCCCTCTTTTGCTACCTTTTAGTGAACAGG gacTAA
- the C5H3orf33 gene encoding protein C3orf33 homolog isoform X2 yields the protein MAEPARPGPSTPDRDGAAPNAVARLSQWADDHLRLVQNISTGMAIVGITLFVRSVRLTSKFTSSSDIPVEFIKRNVKLRGRLHRITDNGLEVEHIPITLPIISSWRKEPCGVLLVKLAGVELTETGKVWLQKELRPSQHLWFQLLGKENSALFCYLLVNRGGYFSVNLNEEILRRGLGKTVLVKGLNHDFKTHWKIHRNLLKAELTAVKKGEGIWKEESAREIYLEKFKHSWREIWKKDSYLKTSALDFSMKTESYYEKFRRTYETWKDNVSNHSLILKFREFMSRLHFRRKE from the exons ATGGCGGAACCCGCGCGCCCGGGCCCGTCGACACCGGACAGGGACGGAGCGGCGCCCAACGCGGTGGCGAGACTCTCGCAGTGGGCAGACGACCACCTGCGCCTGGTCCAG AACATCAGCACTGGAATGGCCATAGTTGGAATAACGTTATTTGTAAGAAGTGTTCGACTG ACATCAAAATTCACAAGCTCTTCAGATATCCCAGTAGAATTTATAAAAAGGAATGTTAAACTCCGTGGACGTTTACACCGCATAACTGACAATGGTTTAGAAGTAGAACACATTCCTATTACTTTACCCATTATATCTTCGTGGAGAA AAGAGCCATGTGGTGTTTTGCTGGTTAAACTGGCTGGAGTAGAGCTCACTGAAACAGGGAAGGTCTGGTTACAAAAAGAGCTGAGACCTTCCCAACATTTGTGGTTCCAGCTTCTTGGGAAAGAGAATTCAGCCCTCTTTTGCTACCTTTTAGTGAACAGG GGTGGATATTTTAGTGTGAATCTGAATGAAGAAATTTTGAGAAGAGGCCTGGGCAAAACTGTTCTTGTTAAAGGTCTAAATCATGATTTTAAAACCCATTGGAAAATTCACAGAAACTTACTTAAAGCTGAGTTAACAGCCgttaaaaaaggagaaggaatatGGAAGGAAGAATCtgcaagagaaatttatttagaaaaattcaaACACTCCTGgagagaaatatggaaaaaagacagTTATTTAAAAACAAGTGCGTTAGACTTCAGCATGAAAACAGAAAGTTATTATGAGAAATTCAGAAGGACTTATGAAACATGGAAAGACAACGTGAGTAACCACTCCTTAATACTGAAATTCAGAGAATTTATGAGTCGCTTACACTTTcgtagaaaagaatga
- the C5H3orf33 gene encoding protein C3orf33 homolog isoform X3 — translation MAEPARPGPSTPDRDGAAPNAVARLSQWADDHLRLVQNISTGMAIVGITLFVRSVRLTSKFTSSSDIPVEFIKRNVKLRGRLHRITDNGLEVEHIPITLPIISSWRKEPCGVLLVKLAGVELTETGKVWLQKELRPSQHLWFQLLGKENSALFCYLLVNRLPCGS, via the exons ATGGCGGAACCCGCGCGCCCGGGCCCGTCGACACCGGACAGGGACGGAGCGGCGCCCAACGCGGTGGCGAGACTCTCGCAGTGGGCAGACGACCACCTGCGCCTGGTCCAG AACATCAGCACTGGAATGGCCATAGTTGGAATAACGTTATTTGTAAGAAGTGTTCGACTG ACATCAAAATTCACAAGCTCTTCAGATATCCCAGTAGAATTTATAAAAAGGAATGTTAAACTCCGTGGACGTTTACACCGCATAACTGACAATGGTTTAGAAGTAGAACACATTCCTATTACTTTACCCATTATATCTTCGTGGAGAA AAGAGCCATGTGGTGTTTTGCTGGTTAAACTGGCTGGAGTAGAGCTCACTGAAACAGGGAAGGTCTGGTTACAAAAAGAGCTGAGACCTTCCCAACATTTGTGGTTCCAGCTTCTTGGGAAAGAGAATTCAGCCCTCTTTTGCTACCTTTTAGTGAACAGG CTGCCCTGTGGCAGTTGA